The Pseudomonas putida nucleotide sequence GAAAAGCTGCAGCCGCAGCTCAAGGAAATCGGCGATATCGAGCGGATCCTCGCCCGTATCGGCCTGCGCAATGCCCGCCCGCGTGACCTGGCGCGCCTGCGCGACGCCCTCGGCGCCCTGCCCGAGCTGCAGAACGCCATGAGCGAGCTGGAAGCGCCGCACCTGGCACGCCTGGCCGCCATTACCGGTACCTACCCCGAGCTGGCCAGCCTGCTGGAACGCGCGATCATCGACAACCCGCCAGCGGTCATCCGCGACGGCGGCGTGCTCAAGGCCGGCTACGACAGCGAGCTGGACGAACTGCTGGCGATCAGTGAGAACGCCGGCCAGTTCCTCATCGACCTGGAAACCCGCGAGAAGGCCCGCACGGGCCTGGCCAACCTCAAGGTCGGCTACAACCGCGTGCACGGCTACTTCATCGAGCTGCCGACCAAGCAGGCCGAGCAGGCACCGGGCGACTATATCCGCCGCCAGACCCTCAAGGGCGCCGAGCGTTTCATCACGCCCGAGCTCAAGGCCTTCGAGGACAAGGCGCTGTCGGCCAAGAGCCGCGCCCTGGCGCGCGAGAAGATGCTCTACGACGCGCTGCTGGAAACCCTCATCAGCCACCTGGCACCCCTGCAGGACAGCGCCGCCGCGCTGGCCGAGATCGACGTGCTGAGCAACCTTGCCGAGCGTGCGCTGAACCTCGACCTGAACTGCCCGCGCTTCACCGACGAGCCGTGCCTGCGCATCGAGCAGGGCCGCCACCCGGTGGTCGAGCAGGTGCTGACCACGCCGTTCGTGGCCAACGACCTGGGCCTGGACAACAGCACGCGCATGCTGATCATCACCGGCCCGAACATGGGCGGTAAGTCGACCTACATGCGCCAGACCGCCCTGATCGTGCTGATGGCGCACATCGGCAGCTTCGTTCCCGCAGCCAGCTGCGAGCTGTCGCTGGTCGACCGCATCTTCACCCGCATCGGCTCCAGCGACGACCTGGCCGGCGGGCGTTCGACCTTCATGGTCGAGATGAGCGAAACCGCCAACATCCTGCACAACGCGACCGACCGCAGCCTGGTGCTGATGGACGAAGTCGGCCGCGGCACCAGTACCTTCGACGGCCTGTCGCTGGCCTGGGCCGCCGCCGAGCGCCTGGCCGAGCTGCGTGCCTACACCCTGTTTGCCACCCACTACTTCGAGCTGACCGTGCTGCCGGAGAGTGAACCGCTGGTGGCCAACGTGCACCTGAACGCCACCGAGCACAATGAGCGTATCGTCTTCCTGCACCACGTGCTGCCTGGCCCTGCCAGCCAGAGCTATGGCCTGGCCGTGGCGCAGCTGGCGGGCGTGCCGGCGCCAGTGATCCTGCGCGCACGCGAGCACCTGGGCCGGCTGGAAACCACTAGCCTGCCCCATGAGGCACCGGTGACCAAGAAGGCCAAGGACGAGCCGCAAGTCCCACACCAGAGCGACCTGTTCGCCAGCCTGCCACACCCGGCCATCGAGAAGCTGGGCAAGCTGGACCTGGATGACATGACCCCGCGTCAAGCTATCGAAATGCTATATCAACTAAAGAACCTGTTATAACGGCGCCCACTACAAGCTGGTAGAATCCGCCGCGGTTTGCTGGTGCTGCAGGTTATTAGCCTGGCCTGCAGCCACATGCCTGTAAACCGCGCGGCCCTGAGAGGAGGGGCCGCCGCCGTCGCCTGAGGAGAGAACTAGAAATGACCTTCGTCGTCACCGACAACTGCATCAAATGCAAATACACCGACTGCGTGGAAGTCTGTCCGGTGGACTGCTTCTACGAAGGCCCGAACTTCCTGGTGATTCACCCGGACGAGTGCATCGACTGTGCACTGTGCGAGCCTGAATGCCCGGCCCAGGCGATCTTCTCGGAAGACGAGATCCCTGCTGGCATGGAAAACTTCATCGAGCTCAACGCCGAGCTGGCGGAAATCTGGCCGAACATCACCGAGCGCAAGGACGCCTTGCCTGACGCTGAGGAGTGGGACGGCAAGACCGGCAAGATCGCCGACTTGGAGCGCTAAGCGCCCAAACGCGAAAAAGGCCCGCAACGGGCCTTTTTTCATTTTCTGCGGGCAAAAAAAGGGGCGGTTTGACCCGCCCACATTTTTTTCCGTAGTCCCTGCTTGTCCCAAACATCATCCTGATGAAATCGCTTCTTGCGATGTCCTTGGCCTTCTCCCTGAAAGCCTGTGCATGTCCGTGTGCACAGTTCGAATACTAGCGAGTTCCCTGAGGCAGGCAACTGCGAGATCTCTCAGGATGTTACTGGGGACACATTTCCACATAGCCAAAAAACGCATCAATTTCAGCTAGTTAAGAAAAATCAGGCTCTCAAAACGACTTTGATTTACTGGTAGTTACACAGATGGCTTACACAAAGAGTAAGCAAAGGCTTACACGCCGTGCATCAGGGGTAGCGCCGTACACATTGCCAGGCTCGGGTTTCCCGCCTGTACCGGCCTCTTCGCGGGACAAGCGATGAGGCCGGTACAGGATTACCAAAACCCCAGAAACAAAAACGCCCCGAGATCATCGGGGCGCTTCAGATACCGTGAAGCCTGGCTTACTGGAATAGCGACTCGCTGGATAGCCCGTTCTTCTCAAGGATCTCGCGCAGGCGCTTGAGCCCCTCTACCTGGATCTGCCGCACGCGCTCGCGGGTCAGGCCGATCTCCAGGCCAACATCTTCCAGGGTGCTACTCTCATGCCCACGCAGGCCGAAGCGGCGAACCACGACCTCACGCTGCTTGTCGGTCAGCTCACCCAGCCACTGGTCAATGCTCTGCGACAGGTCATCGTCCTGCAGCAGTTCGCACGGATCGGTCGGGCGGTCATCGGTCAGGGTGTCGAGCAGGGTCTTGTCCGAGTCCGGGCCGAGCGACACGTCAACGGAAGACACGCGCTCGTTCAGGCCCAGCATGCGCTTGACCTCGGCGACCGGTTTCTCCAGCAGGGTAGCGATTTCTTCAGGCGACGGCTCGTGGTCGAGCTTCTGGGTCAGTTCCCTTGCCGCGCGCAGGTAGACGTTAAGCTCCTTGACCACGTGGATCGGCAAGCGAATGGTGCGGGTCTGGTTCATGATCGCCCGCTCGATAGTCTGGCGGATCCACCAGGTCGCATAGGTCGAGAAGCGGAAGCCGCGCTCCGGGTCGAATTTCTCCACCGCGCGGATCAACCCCAGGTTGCCCTCCTCGATCAGGTCGAGTAGCGACAGGCCACGGTTGACGTAACGACGGGCAATTTTCACAACCAGGCGCAGGTTGCTTTCGATCATGCGTTTGCGGCCGGCAGGGTCACCCTTTTGCGACAGGCGCGCAAAATGGACTTCCTCTTCCGGCGAGAGCAGAGGCGAGAATCCGATCTCGTTTAGATACAGCTGGGTGGCATCGAGCGCCCGGCTGTAATCTATGTACTTGTGTTGCTTGAGCGAAGAGCCCGACTTCGCTCTGGTCCGAACCGACGGTACAGCAGGTTCGTCTGACACCACATCCGTTTCCAAAACGATGCCCGTCTCCATGAGGAGGACGTCATCGTCGATGTCAAACTCCGGCGCTTCTTTACTGAGAGCCATTGTTATAGTCCTTTGCTGAGTTCGAACTCAGACTCTTGCGGCGCCTGTCTCCCTGGCAACGCAGGAGCCTGTCCCCTCTACATCCAAGGAACAGGCCGGGGTACAACGATCAACGGCGTGGCAGGAACTGGAGCGGATCGACGGGCTTACCTTGGCGGCGAATCTCGAAATGCAGCTTCACCCGATCTGTGCCCGTGGACCCCATTTCAGCAATCGACTGCCCTGCCTTGACCTGCTGCCCCTCCCGAACCAACAGCCTGCGGTTGTGACCGTAGGCACTGACGTAGGTGTCGCTGTGCTTGATGATGATCAGTTCGCCGTAGCCCCGCAAGCCACTCCCGGCGTAGACCACCGCACCATCAGACGCAGCAAAAACAGGCTGTCCCAAATCACCGGCGATATCAATGCCTTTATTCAAACTACCGTTTGAAGCAAATTTTCCAATGAGCACGCCATTGGCCGGCCACGTCCAGTTCCCCACCGCACGCTCTGCGGCGGGCACCGTGGTAACCACCGGAGCAGGCGTGGCGGGCGTTGTTGGCGCCGTTTTTCCGCCGTTTTCAGCGGGGGTGATAGGTGTTCCGGCAGGGCGACGAATGACCGTTGTCCGGCTCGACGAGGACGGGTTGGAGACCACGGTACTACTGCCGGTGGAGCCACTGCTGAAACGGATGGCCTGGCCCGGTCGGATGGTGTACGGGGCGGCAATGCCGTTGCGCGCTGCCAGCTCCTTGTAGTCCCAACCATAGCGGAACGCGATGGAGAACAGCGTGTCGCCAGGCTTGACGACGTACTGCCCCGAAGTCACTGCCGGGCGCTTGGGCGCAGCAGTGTTTCGATCGACCACGCGCGCACCGCTGGAGCTCGTGCTGGAGCAACCTGTCAGCAAGGTGCCCATGGCCAGTGCAATCAGCAGAAGCTTGAAAGCCGACCGATCCTTGCGCTGCCGAATGACTGTGTGCCCCACCCGCGCTCCCCTCATGGTGCCGAAAATCGATAAGACGATAAGAAATGCAATATTGTTGCAATTATAACCAAGCCAGGTGGCAATGGCAGGGCCCAGGCCCCGCCAGATAGACAGGGCCGCGCCACAAGAATTCGTTGCTGCTGCAAATATTCCTGGCGGCTCAGGCCAGCGGACCGTTGAGCAGCGGCACGAAACGCACCGCGCCCAGCACGCGACGTGAGAAGCCGTGCTCTTCGCGCACGATCAGCATCAGCTGCTGCACCTCACCGGCCGGGCCTACCGGAATCACCATGCGCCCCCCCGGTGCCAGCTGGTCGAGCAGCGCCTGCGGCACTTCCGGTGCCACCGCGGTGACGATGATGCCATTGTAGGGCGCCAGTGCCTGCCAGCCATCACAGCCGTCGCCCCAACGAAATACCACGTTGCGCAGGTTGAGCTCGACCAGGCGCTCCTTGGCCCGATCCTGCAGCACCTTGATCCGCTCCACCGAGAACACCCGCTCGACCAGCTGGGCCAGGATGGCGGTCTGGTAGCCTGAACCGGTGCCGATCTCCAGCACTTTGTCCAACGGCCCCGCCTCCAGCAGCAGCTCACTCATGTGCGCCACCATGAACGGTTGGGAGATGGTCTGGTTGTGCCCGATCGGCAGCGCCGTATCTTCGTAGGCCCGGTGTGCCAGCGCCTCGTCGACGAACAGGTGGCGCGGGGTACGGCGAATCACGTCGAGCACCTTGGTGTTCGACACGCCTTCCTCGCAGAGGCGCTGGATCAGCCGCTCGCGCGTTCGCTGCGAGGTCATGCCGATACCACCACGGCGCTGCAGATCATCCTGTTCACGCATCAGAGCAGGCCCTCCAGCCAGCCGTCGAGCTGTTCGAAGGCATCGTTGAACGTACGGTCCAGCTGCAACGGGGTAATCGATACGTAGCCTTGCATGACGGCATGGAAGTCGGTCCCCGGCCCGCCATCCTCGGCATCGCCGGCCACGGCGATCCAGTAGCCTTCCTTGCCACGCGGGTTGACCACCTTGGTCGGCGCCGCCGCCCGTGCCCGATGACCGAGGCGGGTCAGCTGGATGCCCCGGATGTGCTCCAGCGGCAGATTGGGGATATTGACGTTGAGCACGGTGCGCGGCGGCAGTTGCAGGCGCGGCAGAGCCTCGACCAGGCGCCGGGCGATGTGGGCGGCAGTCGGCAGGTTGTCGGGCTGGCGCGACAACAGCGAGAACGCCAGCGAGGTGCCGCCCAGGAAGCGGCCCTCCAGTGCGGCGGCGACCGTGCCGGAATAGATCACGTCATCACCCAGGTTGGCCCCCAGGTTGATGCCCGAGACCACCAGGTCCACCGGTTCCGGCAACAGCCCATTGAGCCCCAGGTGCACGCAGTCGGTCGGCGTGCCGTTGAGGCTGATGAAGCCGTTGGCCAGGGTCTGCGGGTGCAGCGGCCGGTCCAGCGTCAGCGAACTGCCGGCGCCGCTCTTGTCTTGATCCGGGGCGATCACCACACACTCGGCATAATCCGCCAGCGCACCGTGAAGCGCGGCGAGGCCAGGTGCCGTAACACCGTCGTCATTCGAAATCAGAATACGCATGGGCTGTCCGTCTGCCCTGCCGGCACCAGATCGACGAGTTCGCGCACCACCACGGTGGCGAAGCATCCGGCCGGAAGGACGAATTCCAGTTGCAGGATATCAGGCTCGGGATAATGCCACGTCAAGCCGCCAATAGGGAGCCGCAGGATGCGCCGTTCGTGACTCATGCCCGCATACGCGAGCCATTGGCAAAGTGCCAGGTGCTGCTCGCCGATCGCGGTCTCCAACTCGGAGGTCGCGCCAGCTGCGGGCGAAGGGCCCTCTCCCCACATCGGGCCGGTGGGATGCAAATCCAGAATTCCTAAGCGAGGATCAGAACATTCCTGCTCGCCCGCTGGAAAGAAACTACGGCTGTCCGTGAACGCCAACAGGTCCCCGACCTGGGCGTGCTGCCAGCTGCCATCGGCGACACGCGCTGCCAGCACCTGATTGAACACATAGCTACGTGCCGCCGAAAGCAGGCGTGAACGCACGTTGCGCTGCTCCGGCAGGGCCTTGCGCGATGCCCATTCCTGGGCATCGTGGACGTTGCCCCCGCCGTGGCCGAAACGCTGGCTGCCGAAGTAGTTCGGCACGCCTTGTTGCTTGAGTTGCTCCAGGCGAGCATCGAGGGCATGGCGGTCAGCTGCCAGGGCGGTCAGGCGCAGGGTGAAGCCATTTGCCGAATGGGCACCACGCTGCAGCTTGCGCTGGTGGCGCACCTGCTTGAGCACGCGCAGGGTGTCGTCTTCGGCACGCGACAGGTCAGGGTCGGCCTTGCCGGGCAGGTGCAGGCTGAACCACTGGCGGGTCAGGGCCTGGCGATCCTTGAGGCCGGCATAGCTGATGGCGCGCACCGGTACACCAGCGGCTCGGGCCAGGCGGCGAGCGGCTTCTTCGGTGTTGAGGTCACGCTTCTCGACCCACAGCCACAGGTGCTCGCCCTGGCCGGACAGCGGAATGTCCAGCACCTCGTCGACCTGGAAGTCTTCGGCCACGGCCTTGAGCACGGCGCTGCCCAACGATTCGCCCGACGCGCGCGGGCCCAGCAGGTCCAGTTCGGTCATGCTGGCAGCAACAGGGCAACCGAATGCACGGCAATGCCCTCCTCGCGACCGCAGAAGCCCAGTTTCTCGGTGGTGGTGGCCTTGACGTTGACCTGGTCGAGCCCGACCTGCAGGTCTTCGGCAATCAGCTGGCGCATGGTTTCGATATGCGGGGCCATTTTCGGTGCCTGGGCGACGATGGTGGCATCGACGTTGCCAACCTTCCAGCCCTTGGCCTTGACGATAGCGACCACGTGACGCAGCAGTACGCGGCTGTCGGCGCCCTTGAACTGCGGGTCGGTGTCGGGGAAGTGCTTGCCGATGTCGCCCAGTGCTGCGGCGCCGAGCAAGGCATCGCTCAGGGCGTGCAGCAGCACGTCACCATCGGAATGGGCCAGGAGGCCGTATTTGTGGGGGATACGCACCCCACCCAGGGTAATGAAATCACCGTCGCAGAAACGGTGCACATCGTAGCCGTGGCCAATACGCATAGAAAAACGCCCTGATTGAGTCAGGGCGTGATTCTACCTGCTTTGCAGGAGGTTGGGCGGCTTTTGGACCGGGCTGTTACACCCGCCCCAGTGCCATCGCATGATGGCGCAGGTGCTCATCGATGAAGCTGGCGATGAAGTAGTAGCTGTGGTCATAACCAGGTTGCAGACGCAGGGTCAGTGCATGCCCCGCTTTGCGTGCGGCCTGCTCCAGCGCTTCAGGCTTGAGCTGCTTCTCGAGGAAGTCATCCCGGTCACCTTGGTCCACCAGCAACGGCGGGCACTCGCCTGCAGGCGTTTCCGCCAGCAGCACACTGGCGTCCCACTCACGCCAGCGCGCACGGTCTTCGCCCAGGTAGCGGCTGAAGGCCTTCTCGCCCCATGGGCAATCCATCGGGTTGCTGATCGGCGAGAGCGCCGACACCGAGCGATAGCGAC carries:
- the fdxA gene encoding ferredoxin FdxA, which produces MTFVVTDNCIKCKYTDCVEVCPVDCFYEGPNFLVIHPDECIDCALCEPECPAQAIFSEDEIPAGMENFIELNAELAEIWPNITERKDALPDAEEWDGKTGKIADLER
- the ispF gene encoding 2-C-methyl-D-erythritol 2,4-cyclodiphosphate synthase, translated to MRIGHGYDVHRFCDGDFITLGGVRIPHKYGLLAHSDGDVLLHALSDALLGAAALGDIGKHFPDTDPQFKGADSRVLLRHVVAIVKAKGWKVGNVDATIVAQAPKMAPHIETMRQLIAEDLQVGLDQVNVKATTTEKLGFCGREEGIAVHSVALLLPA
- the rpoS gene encoding RNA polymerase sigma factor RpoS, which codes for MALSKEAPEFDIDDDVLLMETGIVLETDVVSDEPAVPSVRTRAKSGSSLKQHKYIDYSRALDATQLYLNEIGFSPLLSPEEEVHFARLSQKGDPAGRKRMIESNLRLVVKIARRYVNRGLSLLDLIEEGNLGLIRAVEKFDPERGFRFSTYATWWIRQTIERAIMNQTRTIRLPIHVVKELNVYLRAARELTQKLDHEPSPEEIATLLEKPVAEVKRMLGLNERVSSVDVSLGPDSDKTLLDTLTDDRPTDPCELLQDDDLSQSIDQWLGELTDKQREVVVRRFGLRGHESSTLEDVGLEIGLTRERVRQIQVEGLKRLREILEKNGLSSESLFQ
- a CDS encoding peptidoglycan DD-metalloendopeptidase family protein — translated: MGHTVIRQRKDRSAFKLLLIALAMGTLLTGCSSTSSSGARVVDRNTAAPKRPAVTSGQYVVKPGDTLFSIAFRYGWDYKELAARNGIAAPYTIRPGQAIRFSSGSTGSSTVVSNPSSSSRTTVIRRPAGTPITPAENGGKTAPTTPATPAPVVTTVPAAERAVGNWTWPANGVLIGKFASNGSLNKGIDIAGDLGQPVFAASDGAVVYAGSGLRGYGELIIIKHSDTYVSAYGHNRRLLVREGQQVKAGQSIAEMGSTGTDRVKLHFEIRRQGKPVDPLQFLPRR
- the truD gene encoding tRNA pseudouridine(13) synthase TruD, which encodes MTELDLLGPRASGESLGSAVLKAVAEDFQVDEVLDIPLSGQGEHLWLWVEKRDLNTEEAARRLARAAGVPVRAISYAGLKDRQALTRQWFSLHLPGKADPDLSRAEDDTLRVLKQVRHQRKLQRGAHSANGFTLRLTALAADRHALDARLEQLKQQGVPNYFGSQRFGHGGGNVHDAQEWASRKALPEQRNVRSRLLSAARSYVFNQVLAARVADGSWQHAQVGDLLAFTDSRSFFPAGEQECSDPRLGILDLHPTGPMWGEGPSPAAGATSELETAIGEQHLALCQWLAYAGMSHERRILRLPIGGLTWHYPEPDILQLEFVLPAGCFATVVVRELVDLVPAGQTDSPCVF
- the mutS gene encoding DNA mismatch repair protein MutS; translation: MSDLSAHTPMMQQYWKLKNQHPDQLMFYRMGDFYEIFYEDAKKAAKLLDITLTARGQSAGQSIPMCGIPFHSLEGYLAKLVKLGESVVICEQIGDPATSKGPVERQVVRIITPGTVSDEALLDERRDNLIAALLGDERLFGLAVLDITSGNFSVQEIKGWENLLAELERLNPVELLIPDDWPRDLPAEKRPGARRRAPWDFDRDSARKALCQQFATKDLKGFGCDKLTLAIGAAGCLLTYAKETQRTALPHLRSLRHERLDDTVILDGASRRNLELDVNLAGGRDNTLQSVIDRCQTAMASRLLTRWLNRPLRDLKVLQARQDSIRCLLDGYRFEKLQPQLKEIGDIERILARIGLRNARPRDLARLRDALGALPELQNAMSELEAPHLARLAAITGTYPELASLLERAIIDNPPAVIRDGGVLKAGYDSELDELLAISENAGQFLIDLETREKARTGLANLKVGYNRVHGYFIELPTKQAEQAPGDYIRRQTLKGAERFITPELKAFEDKALSAKSRALAREKMLYDALLETLISHLAPLQDSAAALAEIDVLSNLAERALNLDLNCPRFTDEPCLRIEQGRHPVVEQVLTTPFVANDLGLDNSTRMLIITGPNMGGKSTYMRQTALIVLMAHIGSFVPAASCELSLVDRIFTRIGSSDDLAGGRSTFMVEMSETANILHNATDRSLVLMDEVGRGTSTFDGLSLAWAAAERLAELRAYTLFATHYFELTVLPESEPLVANVHLNATEHNERIVFLHHVLPGPASQSYGLAVAQLAGVPAPVILRAREHLGRLETTSLPHEAPVTKKAKDEPQVPHQSDLFASLPHPAIEKLGKLDLDDMTPRQAIEMLYQLKNLL
- a CDS encoding protein-L-isoaspartate(D-aspartate) O-methyltransferase, which translates into the protein MTSQRTRERLIQRLCEEGVSNTKVLDVIRRTPRHLFVDEALAHRAYEDTALPIGHNQTISQPFMVAHMSELLLEAGPLDKVLEIGTGSGYQTAILAQLVERVFSVERIKVLQDRAKERLVELNLRNVVFRWGDGCDGWQALAPYNGIIVTAVAPEVPQALLDQLAPGGRMVIPVGPAGEVQQLMLIVREEHGFSRRVLGAVRFVPLLNGPLA
- the surE gene encoding 5'/3'-nucleotidase SurE translates to MRILISNDDGVTAPGLAALHGALADYAECVVIAPDQDKSGAGSSLTLDRPLHPQTLANGFISLNGTPTDCVHLGLNGLLPEPVDLVVSGINLGANLGDDVIYSGTVAAALEGRFLGGTSLAFSLLSRQPDNLPTAAHIARRLVEALPRLQLPPRTVLNVNIPNLPLEHIRGIQLTRLGHRARAAAPTKVVNPRGKEGYWIAVAGDAEDGGPGTDFHAVMQGYVSITPLQLDRTFNDAFEQLDGWLEGLL